GCAGTTCCATCGCGTCGTTGCCGGAGATGCCGACCTTGCCGGTGACCAGCGGCATCGGCGTCATCACCTCGCGCACCTGGCGCGAACGGTCGGTCTCGAAGGCCATGTCACGGTTGGTGACGATGCCGAGCAGCTTGCCGCCGCCGTCGGTGACCGGCACGCCGGAGATGCGGAACTTAGCGCAGATCGCGTCGGCCTCGGCGAGCGTCGCGTCCGGGTGCACCGTGATCGGGTCGGTCACCATGCCGGACTCGGAGCGCTTCACCAGGTCGACCTGGTTGGCCTGGTCCTCGATGGACAGATTGCGGTGCAGTACGCCGACGCCGCCCTGGCGGGCCATCGCGATCGCCATCCGCGACTCGGTGACCTTGTCCATGGCGGCGGACAGCAGCGGGATGTTCACCCGTACGTTCTTCGAGATGTACGAGGCGGTGTCGATCTGGTCGGGCGCCATGTCCGACGCGCCCGGCAGCAGCAGCACGTCGTCGTAGGTCAGCCCGAGTGTCGCGAATTTGGCGGGCACTCCGTCGACGTTGGCAGTCATGACACCTTCCTCAAAGCCTTGATCGGTGCGGATCTCCATGCTAACGGGAAGCGCGGCTCACTCATTCCACGGTCGAGGGCGGGGATCGCCTTCGTACGTTCGTACGGAATGGGTGTTGGCGGTGTTCAGCTGTGGGCCGGGGCCCCAGCGGACGCCCGGGGAGAGCGGTGCCTGGCCGGCGTGCGCTCGGCACCGACGGACACCGCCGTGTGGCTTCTCGCCGTTACGGCGGAGAAGGGATCGCCGTCCCGGCGGAAAGCCCGGCCGAAGCGGAAGTCCCACCGAAGCGGAACCTGCCGGGCAGGGGCGGAACTACTGCTCCGCCAGTGCCCGCAAGCGGCTCAGCGCCCTGTGCTGGGCCACCCGTACGGCCCCTGGTGACATTCCCAACATCTGGCCTGTTTCCTCGGCCGTCAGGCCCACCGCGATGCGCAGCAGGAGCAGCTCGCGCTGGTTCTCGGGGAGGTTGGCCAGGAGTTTCTTGGCCCACTCGGCGTCGCTGCTGAGCAGGGCTCGCTCCTCGGGCCCGAGCGAATCGTCCGGGCGCTCGGGCATCTCGTCCGAGGGGACGGCCGTCGACCCGGGGTGGCGCATCGCGGCGCGCTGCAGATCGGCGACCTTGTGCGCGGCGATGGCGAAGACGAACGCCTCGAAGGGGCGCCCGGTGTCCTTGTAGCGCGGCAGCGCCAGAAGCACCGCGACGCAGACCTCCTGCGCGAGATCCTCCACGAAGTGCCGCGCGTCACCCGGAAGTCGCGACAGACGGGCACGGCAGTAGCGCAAGGCCAGAGGGTGAACGTGGGCGAGCAGGTCGTGTGTGGCCTGCTCGTCTCCGTCGACCGCGCGATGGACGAGCGCACCGATCCCCGTCGTCTCGTCGTCACGCATCGGTCCATGGTGCCTTGGCGTCGTCCGATCCGTGGCACCGCGTCCGTAGTTGTGCACCGAAGCGTTATGAGCAGGTGCGCCGGAACTCATCTCCTGCGCCCTCCCCTTCCGCTCGACCGACTCGTCCCCGAGAGACTCCACACCTCAAGGATGCGGCATCCGCGGCGAAACGAGCAGCAGGCACCCGGCGGGTCCCTTTGCCAACCCCGCCCACCATGAGGTAGGCGGGGATTCCCGTACCCCCGCGGCGGCTCACTCAGCGAACCAGGCCCCACCGGAAACCGAGCGCCACGGCGTGCGCGCGGTCGGAGGCGCCGAGCTTCTTGAACAGCCGCCTGGCGTGCGTTTTGACCGTGTCCTCGGAGAGGAACAGCTCACGGCCGATCTCCGCGTTCGAGCGGCCGTGGCTCATGCCTTCGAGGACCTGGATCTCACGCGCGGTGAGCGTGGGCGCCGCGCCCATCTCGGCCGAGCGCAGCCTGCGCGGGGCGAGCCGCCAGGTG
This genomic interval from Streptomyces dengpaensis contains the following:
- a CDS encoding sigma-70 family RNA polymerase sigma factor; amino-acid sequence: MRDDETTGIGALVHRAVDGDEQATHDLLAHVHPLALRYCRARLSRLPGDARHFVEDLAQEVCVAVLLALPRYKDTGRPFEAFVFAIAAHKVADLQRAAMRHPGSTAVPSDEMPERPDDSLGPEERALLSSDAEWAKKLLANLPENQRELLLLRIAVGLTAEETGQMLGMSPGAVRVAQHRALSRLRALAEQ